Proteins encoded together in one Planctomyces sp. SH-PL14 window:
- a CDS encoding thioredoxin family protein, producing the protein MRRRYPLLWLLACALLASCMGELPTPPASSSAANQAAAASMEWFDATVLKSDKVVLADFSATWCGPCQYLRPLLHRLEKKYGDRLKVVAIDIDEHPVLQARFGVQGIPHLLLFSDGEVIVNPGPGLARFKNYEALEEFVRPWLPVEEVKEPT; encoded by the coding sequence ATGCGTCGTCGATATCCTCTCCTGTGGCTCCTCGCGTGCGCCCTCCTGGCGAGCTGCATGGGAGAGCTGCCGACTCCGCCCGCCAGTTCGTCGGCCGCAAATCAGGCGGCGGCGGCCAGCATGGAATGGTTTGACGCGACGGTCCTGAAGTCGGACAAAGTGGTCCTGGCGGACTTCTCCGCGACGTGGTGCGGCCCCTGCCAGTATCTGCGGCCGCTGCTGCACCGGCTCGAGAAGAAGTACGGCGACCGCCTTAAGGTCGTGGCGATCGACATCGACGAACATCCCGTGCTGCAGGCCCGGTTCGGCGTGCAGGGGATTCCGCACCTGCTCCTGTTTTCGGATGGAGAGGTGATCGTCAATCCGGGGCCGGGACTCGCCCGCTTCAAGAACTACGAGGCCCTCGAGGAATTCGTCCGCCCCTGGCTCCCGGTCGAGGAAGTGAAAGAGCCGACCTGA
- the sppA gene encoding signal peptide peptidase SppA, protein MSTPIPPSSPIPPGSSSSQGPQPTVIVRTVRKGGWLAAALAVLLCGSVLVNMLLITFTAQQITATTETSSLTEQYVSGDKEASDRIAIVEIDGTIMSPFTERTLKILKRIENDANVKGIVLAVESPGGFVADSQRIYDRLKALHETKGKKIYVSMGRLAASGGYYVAMGAGPQGKIYAEPATWTGSIGVIIPRYDVSKLASDYGVKSEPLVTGPFKDALSPFKELSPEEREVWKAIMDESYNEFVRIIDESREKLNWDQAKALATGQIYTAKQAVANGLVDGIKYRDDVVAELKEDLKLSKARVVRYTYPPSAVELLLGVSSRVTPRSLISEFLDASVPRAMYFFGWHPNLE, encoded by the coding sequence ATGTCCACACCGATTCCTCCCTCGTCCCCCATTCCTCCCGGCTCTTCGTCTTCGCAGGGGCCGCAGCCGACGGTCATTGTCCGGACCGTGCGGAAGGGGGGGTGGCTGGCGGCGGCGCTGGCGGTCCTGCTGTGCGGGTCGGTCCTCGTCAACATGCTGCTGATTACCTTTACGGCCCAGCAGATCACGGCGACGACCGAGACCTCGTCGCTGACCGAGCAGTACGTCTCGGGGGACAAGGAGGCTTCGGACCGGATCGCGATCGTGGAGATCGACGGGACGATCATGTCGCCGTTCACGGAGCGGACGCTCAAGATCCTGAAGCGGATCGAGAATGACGCCAACGTGAAGGGGATCGTGCTGGCGGTCGAGAGCCCGGGGGGATTCGTGGCGGACAGTCAGCGGATCTACGACCGGCTCAAGGCGCTGCACGAGACGAAGGGGAAGAAGATCTATGTCTCGATGGGCCGGCTGGCGGCATCGGGTGGATATTACGTCGCGATGGGGGCGGGTCCGCAGGGGAAGATCTATGCGGAGCCGGCAACGTGGACCGGGTCGATCGGGGTGATCATTCCGCGGTATGACGTGTCGAAGCTGGCGTCGGATTATGGGGTGAAGTCGGAGCCTCTGGTGACGGGTCCGTTCAAGGATGCGCTGAGTCCGTTCAAGGAGTTGTCGCCGGAGGAGCGGGAGGTCTGGAAGGCGATCATGGACGAGTCGTACAACGAGTTTGTGCGGATCATCGATGAGTCGCGTGAGAAGCTGAACTGGGATCAGGCGAAGGCGCTGGCGACGGGGCAGATCTATACCGCGAAGCAGGCTGTGGCGAATGGTCTGGTGGACGGGATCAAGTATCGGGACGACGTGGTGGCGGAGCTGAAGGAGGACTTGAAGCTGAGCAAGGCGCGGGTGGTGCGTTACACGTATCCGCCGTCGGCGGTGGAGTTGTTGCTGGGTGTTTCGTCGCGTGTGACGCCGCGGTCGTTGATTTCGGAGTTTCTGGACGCATCGGTTCCGCGGGCGATGTATTTCTTCGGTTGGCACCCTAACCTCGAATAG
- a CDS encoding sulfatase, which produces MRWRFLSAVLILWFGAASLSAAERPPNIVVLLCDDLGWADLGCFGSTFYETPHLDRLASQGMMFTRGYAACPVCSPTRASLMTGQYPQRLGITDYIAPNGANQPAQWKKNTKHLPAAYKDRLALEAGTIAEAARDAGYATFFAGKWHLGPEGFYPEDQGFQTNLGGIEQGGPYGGGKYFSPYGNPRLADGPPGEHLPIRLARETARFIDQHKHEPFLAYYAFYDVHTPLMAREDLRQKYEEKRRRRMLSDQFGREEPRDVRLTQAHVVYAAMVEAMDEAVGIVLNQLNASGVEGETIVVFTSDNGGLSTSEGWPTSNLPLRAGKGWVYEGGIRVPWIVRWPGVAKAGTTSTTPVCSVDVYPTLLAAMGRKPAEGQVLDGVDLSPLLRGETIAPRSLFWHYPHYGNQGGAPVAAVRNAEWKMIQSMETGRVELYEIEKDPSESRDVAANHIPVVAELTKELEAWQKAVGATYPVVNPGYKEDGPDGRAAARPK; this is translated from the coding sequence ATGCGATGGCGGTTCCTGTCTGCGGTCCTGATTCTCTGGTTCGGAGCGGCTTCGCTCTCTGCGGCGGAGCGTCCGCCGAACATCGTGGTCCTGCTGTGTGACGACCTCGGCTGGGCGGACCTGGGATGTTTCGGCAGCACCTTCTATGAGACGCCGCATCTCGACCGGCTGGCCTCGCAGGGGATGATGTTCACGCGGGGCTACGCCGCCTGCCCGGTCTGCTCGCCGACACGGGCCAGCCTGATGACCGGCCAGTATCCCCAGCGGCTGGGGATCACGGACTACATCGCTCCCAACGGCGCGAACCAGCCGGCGCAGTGGAAGAAGAACACGAAGCACCTGCCCGCGGCGTACAAGGACCGGCTCGCGCTGGAGGCCGGGACGATCGCCGAGGCGGCGCGGGATGCCGGCTACGCGACGTTCTTCGCCGGCAAGTGGCACCTCGGTCCCGAAGGGTTCTATCCCGAGGACCAGGGCTTCCAGACGAACCTGGGCGGGATCGAGCAGGGGGGACCGTACGGCGGCGGAAAGTACTTTTCGCCGTATGGGAACCCGCGGCTGGCCGACGGTCCGCCGGGGGAGCATCTTCCGATCCGGCTGGCCCGCGAGACGGCCCGGTTCATCGACCAGCACAAGCATGAGCCGTTCCTGGCGTACTACGCCTTCTACGACGTCCATACGCCGCTGATGGCCCGCGAGGATCTCCGGCAGAAGTACGAGGAGAAGCGGCGGCGGCGGATGCTCTCGGACCAGTTTGGACGCGAGGAGCCGCGCGATGTGCGGCTGACGCAGGCTCACGTCGTCTACGCCGCGATGGTGGAGGCGATGGACGAGGCGGTCGGAATAGTGCTGAATCAGCTCAATGCGTCGGGAGTGGAAGGGGAGACGATCGTGGTCTTCACGTCCGACAATGGGGGGCTCTCGACGAGCGAGGGCTGGCCGACATCGAACCTGCCGCTCCGTGCGGGGAAGGGGTGGGTGTATGAAGGGGGGATCCGGGTTCCGTGGATCGTGAGGTGGCCGGGTGTGGCGAAGGCGGGGACGACTTCGACGACGCCGGTCTGCAGTGTCGATGTGTATCCGACGCTGCTCGCGGCGATGGGGCGGAAGCCGGCGGAGGGGCAGGTCCTCGACGGCGTCGATCTATCACCGCTGCTGCGGGGGGAGACCATTGCTCCGCGGTCGCTGTTCTGGCACTACCCGCACTATGGGAATCAGGGGGGCGCGCCGGTGGCGGCGGTCCGCAATGCGGAGTGGAAGATGATTCAGTCGATGGAGACCGGGCGGGTGGAGCTGTACGAGATCGAGAAGGATCCGTCGGAGAGCCGGGATGTGGCGGCGAACCATATTCCGGTGGTGGCTGAGCTGACGAAGGAACTGGAGGCGTGGCAGAAGGCGGTCGGCGCGACGTATCCGGTGGTGAATCCCGGTTACAAAGAGGATGGTCCGGATGGGCGGGCGGCGGCGCGTCCGAAGTAG
- a CDS encoding ammonium transporter, with translation MTVGDCVPASAQEAAAATPPPVLDSGNTAWMLMSSALVLFMTAPGLALFYGGLVRKKNVLGVMMQCIFLMGMMSCVWGIWGYSLAFGGQNPYFGNFDLLFLKGLIPSKEVQGFPLQGQTGIPQLLFMAFQGMFFIITPALICGAFAERMKFSAMCLFSLFWGTFVYCPVAHWVWSDFGWLCEANKDASFRAIDFAGGTVVHITSGVSALVCAILLGKRLGFGQEAMPPHNLTYTAMGAAMLWVGWFGFNGGSALKANESAVNALVATHFAAAAGTLVWAGIEWITRGKPSVLGACSGAVAGLVCITPASGSVTPMSGMIMGALAGGVCFWACTSLKSAWKYDDSLDAFGVHGVGGMLGAMLTGVFATRYILPDSIRGAEQARGLLEGNGRQLIDQAVSIGASALIAVLGSVVILKAIDLTIGLRVTPEEEVQGLDVTQHGEEGYIFY, from the coding sequence ATGACTGTGGGAGATTGCGTTCCGGCCTCAGCTCAGGAAGCGGCGGCCGCAACTCCGCCCCCCGTGCTCGACAGTGGCAACACCGCCTGGATGCTGATGTCGTCAGCACTCGTGCTGTTTATGACAGCACCCGGTCTTGCCCTGTTCTATGGCGGGCTCGTTCGGAAGAAGAACGTTCTGGGGGTCATGATGCAGTGCATCTTCCTCATGGGGATGATGAGCTGCGTGTGGGGGATCTGGGGCTACAGCCTCGCGTTCGGCGGCCAGAACCCGTATTTCGGCAACTTCGATCTGCTGTTCCTCAAGGGGCTCATCCCGAGCAAGGAGGTCCAGGGCTTTCCGCTGCAGGGGCAGACCGGCATCCCGCAACTGCTGTTCATGGCCTTCCAGGGGATGTTCTTCATCATCACTCCTGCTCTGATCTGCGGCGCGTTTGCCGAACGAATGAAGTTCAGCGCCATGTGCCTCTTCTCGCTCTTCTGGGGAACTTTCGTCTACTGCCCCGTGGCCCACTGGGTCTGGTCCGATTTCGGGTGGCTGTGCGAGGCGAACAAGGATGCGTCCTTCCGGGCGATCGACTTCGCTGGCGGTACGGTGGTTCACATCACCTCCGGGGTTTCCGCCCTCGTCTGCGCGATCCTGCTCGGCAAGCGCCTCGGGTTCGGACAGGAGGCGATGCCCCCCCACAACCTGACCTACACCGCGATGGGAGCGGCGATGCTGTGGGTCGGCTGGTTCGGTTTCAACGGGGGGAGCGCCCTCAAGGCGAATGAGTCGGCGGTCAACGCCCTCGTCGCCACGCACTTCGCCGCCGCGGCCGGAACACTCGTGTGGGCCGGCATCGAATGGATCACCCGCGGCAAGCCGAGCGTCCTGGGCGCCTGCTCGGGCGCGGTCGCGGGACTCGTCTGCATCACCCCCGCCAGCGGCTCCGTCACGCCGATGTCCGGAATGATCATGGGGGCCCTCGCCGGCGGCGTCTGCTTCTGGGCCTGTACGTCGCTGAAGTCCGCCTGGAAGTATGATGACTCGCTCGACGCATTCGGCGTCCACGGTGTCGGCGGAATGCTGGGAGCCATGCTGACCGGCGTTTTTGCCACGCGATACATCCTTCCCGATTCGATCCGCGGCGCCGAACAGGCCCGTGGACTGCTGGAGGGGAATGGCCGGCAACTGATCGATCAGGCGGTGAGCATCGGGGCGTCGGCCCTGATCGCGGTCCTGGGCTCGGTCGTCATCCTCAAGGCGATCGACCTGACGATCGGCCTGCGGGTCACGCCGGAAGAAGAGGTCCAGGGGCTCGACGTCACTCAGCACGGAGAGGAGGGCTACATCTTCTACTGA
- a CDS encoding P-II family nitrogen regulator: MKKIEAIIRHFKLEEVKDALNAVGVEGMTVTEVRGFGRQKGHKEQYRGSEYSVDFLPKVKLEIVVSDGTKNEIVSAILKTARTGTIGDGKIFITPLEETIRIRTGEIGDNAL, from the coding sequence ATGAAGAAAATCGAAGCGATCATCCGTCACTTCAAACTCGAAGAGGTCAAGGATGCCCTCAACGCGGTGGGAGTGGAGGGGATGACCGTCACCGAAGTTCGAGGATTTGGACGCCAGAAGGGGCACAAGGAACAGTACCGGGGGTCGGAGTACTCGGTCGATTTTCTCCCGAAGGTGAAGCTGGAGATCGTCGTCTCGGACGGGACCAAGAACGAAATCGTCAGCGCGATCCTCAAGACCGCGCGGACCGGGACCATCGGCGACGGCAAGATCTTCATCACTCCCCTGGAGGAGACCATCCGGATTCGCACCGGCGAAATCGGAGACAATGCGTTGTAA
- a CDS encoding P-II family nitrogen regulator: MKKLEAVIRHYKLEDVKNALTSEGIVGMTVSEVRGFGRQRGHKEQYRGAEYTVDFLPKLKLEVVVKNDQVQKAAEIISNAARTGKVGDGKIFVSALEEVIRIRTGESGEEAI; encoded by the coding sequence ATGAAAAAGTTGGAAGCCGTGATCCGGCACTACAAACTGGAAGACGTCAAGAATGCCCTGACGAGCGAAGGCATCGTCGGGATGACGGTCAGCGAAGTGCGCGGCTTCGGCCGGCAGCGCGGTCACAAGGAGCAGTACCGCGGTGCGGAATACACCGTGGACTTCCTCCCGAAGCTGAAGCTGGAAGTGGTCGTCAAGAACGACCAGGTCCAGAAGGCGGCGGAGATCATTTCGAACGCGGCCCGCACGGGCAAAGTCGGTGACGGAAAGATCTTCGTCAGCGCGCTCGAAGAAGTGATCCGCATCCGCACGGGCGAATCGGGCGAAGAAGCGATCTAG
- a CDS encoding ComEC/Rec2 family competence protein, translated as MRSLIAASLTCVALAALTMSPSAFAGSKDKRFDLYFIDVEGGAATLIVTPAGESLLIDSGYPDYGGRDLKRILHVVRDVAGLDHLDHASVSHWHLDHYGNHAALAAEIKVGTFWDRGMPERLSEDNKYEERIAAYKAASQNKSRPVKVGDVLPFKSGETPLKVHVVTASREVVPNIGEPNPFAKEHEPQAEDPSDNAASVSLLFGFGPFRFLTCGDLTWNVEAKLVTPNNPVGQVDLFMVTHHGLGVSNNPALVHAIDPIVAVECNGPTKGGELSTFKTLKSGKSLKALYQLHRNVRLKPEEQTPEDFIANLGETASCQGQWVKASVAPDGTSYTVQIGPEGKPAEYQTRGTKALSATAR; from the coding sequence ATGCGAAGCCTCATCGCGGCGTCCCTCACCTGCGTGGCCCTGGCCGCTTTGACGATGTCCCCTTCCGCTTTCGCCGGGAGCAAGGACAAGCGGTTCGACCTGTACTTCATCGACGTCGAGGGGGGAGCGGCGACGCTGATCGTGACGCCCGCGGGCGAGTCGCTGCTGATCGACTCGGGCTACCCGGACTACGGCGGACGGGACCTCAAGCGGATCCTGCATGTCGTCCGCGACGTGGCGGGGCTCGACCATCTGGACCACGCCAGCGTCTCGCACTGGCACCTCGACCATTACGGCAACCATGCGGCCCTCGCCGCGGAGATCAAGGTCGGCACGTTCTGGGACCGCGGGATGCCGGAGCGGCTTTCCGAAGACAACAAGTACGAAGAGCGGATCGCCGCCTACAAGGCCGCCTCGCAGAACAAGTCCCGTCCGGTGAAGGTCGGGGACGTGCTGCCCTTCAAGAGCGGCGAGACCCCGCTGAAAGTCCATGTCGTCACCGCCAGCCGCGAGGTTGTGCCGAACATCGGCGAGCCGAATCCCTTTGCCAAAGAGCACGAGCCCCAGGCGGAAGACCCGTCGGACAATGCCGCCAGCGTGAGCCTGCTGTTCGGCTTCGGTCCGTTCCGGTTCCTGACCTGCGGCGACCTGACCTGGAACGTGGAGGCGAAGCTTGTCACGCCGAACAACCCGGTCGGGCAAGTCGACCTGTTCATGGTGACGCACCACGGTCTGGGGGTGAGCAACAACCCGGCGCTCGTTCACGCCATTGACCCGATCGTGGCGGTCGAGTGCAACGGCCCGACGAAGGGAGGAGAACTGTCGACGTTCAAGACGCTCAAGTCGGGCAAGTCGCTGAAGGCGCTGTATCAGCTGCACCGGAACGTGCGGCTCAAGCCAGAGGAGCAGACGCCGGAGGACTTCATTGCCAACCTGGGTGAGACGGCCTCGTGTCAGGGGCAGTGGGTGAAGGCGTCGGTCGCGCCGGACGGAACGTCGTACACGGTGCAGATTGGTCCGGAGGGGAAGCCGGCGGAGTATCAGACGCGCGGGACGAAGGCGCTCTCAGCGACGGCGCGTTAA
- a CDS encoding HEAT repeat domain-containing protein: protein MDELKNLASDDFETKLAAIRQAHLAPSAAVLKPLCDLVLDRDQGEPVRHAAAEALGRLSDQAGRGALLELLEDAGDPHRRMLGALGLGQFAHADAVGPLIEALRDDVNTVRNVAERSLLEQIALVREHGIEPLLALLAEPNPLVRSPAARLLGATQDDRAREPLMAILRSDREWLSRMWAAKALGDLGRMEAADLLHERLDHDQKNRVRAAAAEAIGKLKPASGAAWLLHALEHDDDGGVRKLASEALRQFGLEVDEASAEEIPDDSE, encoded by the coding sequence ATGGATGAGCTCAAGAACCTCGCGTCGGACGACTTCGAGACCAAGCTGGCGGCGATCCGCCAGGCGCATCTCGCTCCGTCGGCCGCCGTCCTGAAGCCGCTCTGCGATCTCGTGCTCGACCGGGACCAGGGAGAGCCGGTCCGTCACGCCGCGGCGGAGGCGCTCGGGCGTCTTTCCGATCAGGCGGGCCGCGGGGCGCTCCTCGAACTCCTCGAGGACGCCGGCGACCCGCACCGCCGGATGCTCGGAGCGCTTGGCTTGGGGCAGTTCGCGCACGCCGACGCCGTCGGGCCGTTGATCGAAGCTCTGCGGGATGACGTCAACACCGTGCGGAACGTGGCGGAGCGGTCGCTTCTCGAACAGATCGCGCTCGTCCGGGAGCACGGGATCGAGCCCTTGCTTGCCCTCCTGGCGGAACCGAATCCCCTGGTCCGTTCTCCGGCCGCACGTCTCCTGGGGGCGACGCAGGACGATCGGGCGCGCGAGCCGCTGATGGCCATCCTCCGAAGCGACCGCGAGTGGCTCTCGCGGATGTGGGCGGCCAAGGCCCTCGGCGATCTGGGACGGATGGAAGCCGCGGACCTGCTCCACGAGCGGCTCGACCACGACCAGAAGAACCGCGTCCGGGCGGCGGCTGCGGAGGCGATCGGCAAGCTCAAGCCGGCCAGCGGAGCCGCCTGGCTGCTCCATGCGCTCGAGCACGACGACGACGGCGGCGTCCGCAAGCTGGCCAGCGAGGCCCTGCGGCAGTTTGGCCTCGAAGTCGACGAGGCTTCGGCCGAGGAAATTCCGGACGATTCCGAATAA
- a CDS encoding thiamine phosphate synthase has product MDLRSRLSAGARRVVDDALRLARNAEDLTGGHLIWAMWIDESRAADILSRAGTTPEILAAVFGHPERDTAAEDASASPEYPRTVLFRAIVDEAHRHAVEEATGSEILTEHLLRAVISTDAALSRRLEQEGVRIGELHTQFAVREERNASPLETEVRLRTYQPPVTERVTQLRLLDAAFNRCREGLRVLEDYVRFTRDDPRLTSLIKEIRHGLVPLSKRLGVDDALSARDTARDVGTAIHTGSEMSKDSIVDVLRANARRVQESLRSIEEFAKLSDTEVAASAGQLRYDAYTLERTLLAAAGRAERLAQCRLYLLVTDRLCPGGMGETIDSAIAGGVDVVQLREKNLSERRLLELTRYVRDWTAEREVLFIMNDRPDIAALVHADGLHLGQDDLSVDDARRIVGSEMLIGVSTHHIDQARQAVLDGADYLGVGPCFPSQTKSFEDFPGMEYVRQIAAEIRLPWFAIGGISRETLPVLLAAGGRRAAVSNAICAAESPADAAQELRTILDAAPLS; this is encoded by the coding sequence ATGGATCTGCGCTCCCGATTGTCCGCCGGCGCCCGCCGCGTCGTTGACGACGCCCTCCGGCTGGCCCGCAACGCCGAGGACCTGACCGGCGGCCACCTGATCTGGGCGATGTGGATCGACGAGAGCCGCGCGGCCGACATCCTGTCCCGCGCCGGGACCACGCCGGAGATCCTCGCTGCTGTCTTCGGGCACCCCGAGCGAGACACCGCGGCGGAAGACGCCAGCGCATCGCCCGAGTACCCGCGGACGGTCCTGTTCCGCGCCATTGTCGACGAGGCCCACCGGCACGCCGTCGAAGAGGCGACCGGCAGCGAGATCCTGACCGAACACCTCCTCCGGGCGGTGATCTCGACCGACGCGGCCCTGTCGCGGCGGCTGGAGCAGGAAGGGGTCCGGATCGGCGAACTGCATACTCAGTTTGCGGTCCGCGAAGAGCGGAACGCCTCTCCACTGGAAACGGAGGTCCGCCTGCGGACGTACCAGCCTCCGGTCACCGAGCGGGTCACACAGCTCCGGCTCCTCGACGCCGCATTCAACCGCTGCCGCGAGGGGCTGCGGGTCCTCGAAGACTACGTCCGCTTCACGCGGGATGACCCGCGGCTGACGTCGCTCATCAAGGAGATCCGGCACGGTCTCGTCCCGTTGTCGAAGCGGCTCGGCGTCGACGATGCCCTCTCGGCTCGCGACACCGCGCGGGACGTCGGGACCGCGATCCACACCGGCTCCGAGATGTCGAAGGACTCGATCGTCGATGTCCTGCGAGCGAACGCGCGGCGCGTGCAGGAGTCGCTTCGGTCGATCGAAGAGTTTGCGAAGCTCAGCGACACCGAGGTAGCGGCCAGCGCCGGTCAGCTCCGTTACGACGCCTACACGCTGGAACGGACGCTCCTCGCCGCCGCCGGACGGGCTGAACGGTTGGCTCAGTGCCGGTTGTACCTGCTCGTGACCGACCGGCTTTGTCCGGGGGGGATGGGGGAGACAATCGACTCCGCGATCGCGGGCGGTGTCGATGTGGTGCAGCTCCGCGAGAAGAACCTCTCGGAACGGCGGCTCCTCGAACTGACCCGTTACGTCCGCGACTGGACCGCCGAGCGCGAGGTCCTGTTCATCATGAACGACCGCCCCGATATCGCGGCCCTCGTTCACGCCGACGGGCTGCATCTCGGCCAGGACGATCTCTCGGTCGACGACGCACGCCGGATCGTCGGGAGCGAGATGCTGATCGGCGTCTCGACGCACCACATCGACCAGGCCCGGCAGGCGGTCCTGGACGGAGCGGACTACCTGGGGGTCGGCCCCTGCTTCCCGTCGCAGACGAAGTCTTTCGAGGACTTCCCCGGGATGGAGTACGTGCGGCAGATCGCAGCCGAAATCCGGCTGCCGTGGTTCGCCATCGGCGGGATCTCCCGCGAGACTCTTCCCGTCCTCCTGGCCGCCGGTGGACGGCGGGCCGCGGTGAGTAACGCGATCTGCGCCGCCGAGTCCCCAGCCGACGCCGCGCAGGAGCTGCGAACGATCCTCGATGCCGCGCCGCTTTCCTAG